The following nucleotide sequence is from Leishmania panamensis strain MHOM/PA/94/PSC-1 chromosome 9 sequence.
GCCCGCCCACCTCTCCTGAGACCCCCTGCAGTAGCTGAAGTGCTGCTCAGGTGCAGCTCGACAACGTCGTCGAAGAAGACAGGCTGTTGCAGTCGATGTACTTCCATGTCCACCCTGTCTCGCACACCGATGCGCAGCAGTCCACCAGCGAGAGCTGCATGCGCAGGTTGTTGCACACCAACCGGTGCAGCTacccgcagctgctcacgcagccgcaccacgcgcagcagagccTCGTCCACCCCACAGTTCGATGGTGCACACACCAATAGGCGCAGCGCCCCGCTCCGCGTACggctgaggtggtgcagcaggtTCAGCGTCAGCGAGGCGATGGTCTGCGTCTTGCCGGTGCCGGGCGGACCTTCGATCACCAGCACCTCCGGTGAGCGCGGCATAGGTGCTTGTGTGCTCTGCTCCGCCATGCCGTCATCCCAGCCGGGGCACACAGCGTACAACACGGCCGCGATGGCGCGGACCTGCCAGGcgttgagctgctgctgcagcagcaggcgcgcccGCAGCTGGTCGATCAGCGGCATGGCGCGAGATGGGCcggcggcggagaggaaCGAGGTGGCCCAGCCATAGAAGGCCACACCGACAGGTGCCGTGCTGCGCGGATCGTAGAGAGTGGCGGCAAAGCGCGTGTAGTCAACCTTGTGAAGTGCCTCCAACTCCATCAGAGAGGCGTTGACAGAAGTGAGTTTCGTGAGGTAGAAGGTTGCCGACGAGGCCGTGTCATACGCCATGCGAAATACATGAAAGAAGCGCAGCGAGGGAGGTCCGTCATGGCCAGACGATCGCTCCACCACCGATGGAGTTGCGCAGAGCATTGCCGTTCTTCCCCCCAGCGAAAGTGACTGCACGTGGCacacctgcgcagcgcagccgagGGTGCGCCAACTATGTGGCAGAGTGTTGAGTATCTCGtgcacgcggcgctgcagctcggcAAAAGGGCAATCAGACAGAGGGCGCCGTAGCTCGCGTTCGACCCACGTGGGCAGAATTGCttgcagaggcagcagcaccgcgacaACGTCGCCTTCTGAGAGGGCAGCAGAGAGCccctgctgcgcagcggcaatcACTGCCGCGTCAACAAACTTCGGGTAAATGGCTGGCGAGGCTGTTGTGCGTCTCTGCAAACTAGAGTGAGTGCCTTGAgcttgttgctgctgctgttgcaagTATGCGTCAACGGCGGGGTTGGCGCACGCTTGCACACTGAAGTGCAGAGAGTGCGGATCCGGCATGGTCACACCGTTGTGCTCGTGTGGCACTGCGCAGCTGTTCTgcaccgccacacacacTGGCGGGATGCCCggatgcagcggcagcaggccgCTCCACACGCGGTCCGCGGGAGACGGCGACGCTTCTTCACCTGCTGTCATCGGTGACCTCGCGGCTGATTTGCGGCAGTGATGCGACAAGTTTGTGTCGCACCTGCTActccccatacacacacggtCCATGAAGTCTTCATAGTTGCGAATGATGTCGTAGCGCAGCTCCAACGCAATGTGCGGAGCGAAGCGCACCGCGTACTCGTTCGGTGCGTTGCCAAGCGGCATCGAGATACACGTGTTAAACGATGTCCCACCAGCGGAGACGGCAAACCCGTCAGAGGAAATCCGTCGCAACCCATCAGATGCAGACACAAACACCTCTGGCAGCACAGGGACTTTGGCAGCCATGCACTGCGACGCGGGGCCAATGATGTCATGTACAAGCGGCTGTTGCAAGTGAAGAAGATTCGTACTGATGGCCACCTGGCGCAGGCGGTCTTGcaactgccgcagctgtTCGGCGTGGTGAACCCGGTGCGTGTTGCACGCATTGATTTCCTGTAGcttgtgctgcagccgcgtcgGAGCTGCCCGCGCCGTGGTGGACGCCGTCGTTGACGGGAACGTCTTCGGTACCTTGGCAGTCGACATCGCCGTgggtgcaggtggtggtggtgtggccGCAGGTATCGAAGGAGGACGTGCAAGGCTGTCCAGCAACTGCACCGTGGACGCAGCGACCATCACGTTTTCCATGTCGCTGTCCACGTCCAGCTCTATCATCGCAgatgtgccgctgccagccGGCCGCGACGGTGCGTTctcggcgctgcgcgtgtctgcACTACCGGCGTGGGGTGTGCGCGCCCGTTTCACCGCTAAGTGAGCGAGGGGTTGATCCGGGAagagctgttgctgccgaggATCACGAGTTGTCATTCCAGCGACAGCGTTGTCCTGGTCGCTGTGGGGAGATACTGTGGTGAGCGACCTGCCCATGCAAAGACCGACTGCAGAGTCGCCACTCCCGTTCCGTGAGATCTTCGACACCGCAGTGGACCGTGTGACGCCCCGCTGCCGGCTCAGTTCCGCCACTCGCTTTGCCTCGTTCGCGTGTCGCAAGCGCTCCGCCGTGGCGGccgcctgcgctgcttccgctTTCTCTCGGCATAGTGTGGATTCCTCCAGCTCGAATTGGCGGAAGCGGCGCTCTTGGTCTGCCAGACACTCGTTCATCGTCTGCATCGCCTGTTcggtgccgcggcgcagccACGTGACACCATCTTGATTAatacgctgctgcacgtcaGGGAAGCGCgagcacagctgcaccagtAGCGGTTGAACTTGCTGCTGAAACTGTACATCGCGCGCAGTTACGGCCGGCGATAGAGCGTCGCTGACACGCAGCAATACACTGGCCAGGCTCGTCCGCGGGTACTGCTCCGCCTTGCGAAGCACCTGAATGAAGAGCCGCTGAACAACATTGCGGCggggctgcgctgcctctgccaacCTGTCTCGCAGTTGCTGCTCGCTATTCTcggtggtgcggcggtgATCCTCCGCCGCTATCTCAACCGCCTGGTGGGTACTGCTCATcacacacgcagctgcttcgctgaGGGCGAGCATGGGAGCGGTAGGAAGAGTGAGAATAACCTGCTCAGCGagcgcacggcgctgctccgcgtCCAGGGTCACCACATCCGCCAGAAGAGCCGCCATCCACCACCCACATTGCACCTCCCACTCACTCATCTGGTCCCAGCTGCACTCGCATAAGAGCATCAGCCACCGGTTCCCCTGCATACGAGCGGTGTTCGTGATGACAGCGTCCTCCAGGTCCCACGCTGTGCAAGAACCACCAGCGGTagccgcggcggccaagGAGGCTGtagagggaggtggtggatggAGACGCAGCTCCGGCTGTGTAACCACGACGCGTCGCCACACCCATACGAATGCTTCAGCCGAGAGCGTACGGGCGACGGAGCTCGTGAGGCCGACGCAGAATATGGCAGCGAGCCGCTCAGCGAGCTTGCCAGCCTCTGCAtcatcggcagcgacgacgcgcAGGGCAaaaagcagccgcagaagcGACTTCTCCTGCGCCAACACCCGAgacgctgcggctgtggctgccgcgccgTACACCGCCTCTGTTGTCACGGAGGGCAGCTCCAGCCACACCCGTTTCAGTAACTCGTGCTGTTCATGAAGCATATCGGTCATGGTGCgcatgcagcgctgcacaacCCACTGAaagggtggcggtgcgcgcGACATGACCGCTGCTGAGGACATGAAGAGCCACTGCGGACACGGCATCGCGTCCTCATCTGTCAGAACCAACAGCATACCGCAGAGACACGCTAGAGTTtcggaaagaggaagggggccgCCACTGGTGCCGTTGGCTGCGTGGCCACCGCCGTGTGCAGGAGAGACGGCGCCGCTcttgcacagctgcacaatGAGCGGTGGTAGCGTGAGCCACACACGCTGGAGGCACACGCCTGGGACACCAGCCGTGTCGGTCGGCGCAGTCTCATTCCCCTCCcaagccgcagcacctgccgcaaacgcacgcacgtccgcgaaaaagagaagacgatGCAGGCGcaatgcgtgtgtgctgcgggTGTGCACTATGCCGCCAATGGCCAGAGTGAGGAGTTGCGACTCGTGGGCCGCCAGTGTGTCGTGCAGGTACGTCGTGCACACGAGGCGTGGCAACGTTGTGACGAGACTGTCAAGCAGCATCGAGACACCATAAACCGCCTTGTCGAGGACTAATATGGAGTCATCCGCGCCGTCTGTCACGGACGCCTTCCCCCCGGCATCTGGCTTTGCTCTTGCAGCCGCCATCGCCTTTTCCCACTGGAgttgctgcgccgcattCTTCAACAGCGGCCGCAACAACCAACCGGCGCACCTCCCCGGCACCAACACCAGCGCTCCGGTGGCGGCATCGTCTTGCCCAGCCCCATtaatggcgctgctgtcctgGTACCCGGTGACGACCGAGTCAGTGGTGTCCGCAGGAGATAGCGCAGAGGCGCCGGCCCGATCGGCCTGCAGGGGCGCCGTCGTCCGCAGCGTCGGCGGttcgagcgctgctgcgaacGTCCATAACCACTCCAGCCGTGCTCTAcgccacgcctcctcctccttgctgcTCGCAAGACCGCTGGCGTTGTCCAGGAGGCAGTGCACCAGGACCTTCGCGAGAACCTTGCGTATGGTAATCGCTGACACCGCATTCGCCCGTGGCATGCGCGGATTACTGGAAAGGAGAGTGTTTAGAGggtccagcagctgcgtcatAGCCGTCTGCGACGCGCGGCATGGATCGACGCACGCGGAGGAGTTCAGTGGGTGTCGACGCTGCTGATCGCGCCACACCTCGAGCAGCGCACGATTGATGCCTTGATGGAGTCCCTGCAGTCCGTAGAGCACGAGGCTGCCTCCGAGCAGCAGGACCGTAGCACGGCACCTGCCCagtaagagagggagcgatgcggcagctgtgcgaTTGGCAGTTGCGGTCGAGGGCGTCGTTAGAGTTTCCACCGCTTTCTCAAAGTGCTTGTCCCACGCGGTGAGCACCGTGAGCAGGTGGAATATGCCGTCGGCGACCGTTCGCACGAGGTCCTGCCTCACGTACTTGACCGGGTCCACGAGCCGCGCCGAGGACGCGCTTGCCGTCGACGAAGGATGTGCGTGGTGGCCAAGAAAGGAAATCTGtgccggcagcaccgacacgTGCTTCAGcgtgcacagcagccgcagcgcaaATGCCACGAGAGTGGTAAGAGCCCgctcgccgctgtcgccgctcgACTCGCTCGACGCCTGCGCGCCCTGCTGTGGTGTGGTGCACGTCATTAGACGAAGAAGCATATCACGCGCCCAAACGCGCACGACGCGCAGTGGATGGAacaagagcaagagaagcgTGCCGCGATAGCCGGCAATCGGGTGCAGTGCCTCCCCGCTCGCAGGAGACACCACGCGGCTGGTAGGCGGCAGTGTCCACGGAAGAGGCGCCGTCAGCTCGACGTGGTTCGTCTTTACTGCGGTGGTGCcatccgccgctgcctccgccttgcATGCGCGGTGGGGCTGCGTCACCCAGTCCGCACTGCACGCGGCAAGCAACGCGTGTTGGTAGGCATGCGAGAGGAGAGTCGCAGATGGCAATCGCGGTGCTGGACCAGCGGCGTGCGACAGTCCGGACGCGAGCCACCCgctgtggcgcagcagccgcgtaACCACGTCCATTAGCTGCGGAGGACGTGTGAGGTCATCCTCGATAATAGGAGTGAGCTCTGGCACGTTGGTGGAGCTTAACGATGAGCTAGGCTCGACGATTTCTTTGGGGTGCGAAGACGACGCAGGCCTctgatgctgctgttgcacctGTGGGACTgaggctgcggcggtgggcaGACTCACCAGCATCGCGTTCAGGAGGGCCACTGGCTGCAGTGCCAGCGGCGCGCGTCCCGTGTCTATTGTGCTCATGGAGGACGTCGTTGTTTCTGCATAATTCAGCTCTGATGTTGccccgctgctgacgccacGGGGTAAAATCACCATCCACTGTGTCACatactgcagcaccgcagccatCCAGGCCTCTCGCGAGTCTTCGTCGATGCTCGGTGACGAAGTGGCGTAATtcgacggtggcgaggaaggagactggggtggggaagggagggaggcgttCAACTCCGCTACTAGCGGAACCCACTGCGGCCAGTGGCTCGGGTCGCTGCTCCGCTGTACGCACAAGCGATACGCATCCATGATGACCTCGCCAGTGCGTTttactgtgtgtgtgcagcaaCGACGGGGGgcttgtctgtgtgcgtgccggggaagcggagaagaaggggtaaatggggggaggggaggcgtgtGCACGCCTGTGGCAGTCGTCTCCAGCGGGGTCTCggcaggcggagaagagcgaaaggtaacgagaagaggagatgGTTGCCAGGGcggggtgggaggagggaagcgacAAGGAAGGAAGGTGAGAGACAGAGGTGGGCAAAGTTCGCCCATACACGCGCCTTGACGATGCACAAAGACGCGCCCCTCTTCAAAGTTGGTGGGACGTGCGCAGCGAGTCGGGCAAAGCACAAGTGAGGAGCACTGCTGCCAGTgggcacacacccactcaGGTGTGCACAACACTCCTCGCATTCAGCCTCGCCGCCACGGGCTCTCTGAGTGGCGGCAAGTCGGGCACATGCGTGATCACCAGTGAACAGACACGTGCGATAGAAGTATGCGGTGGGGAGCCCACAGACGCGCTTGAATGTACTttggcagcggtgacagagAGGAGCAAAGTGACCGAGCCATAGAAGGTTGCACTGACAGGTATCGGGCTGTGCGGGTCGTAGAGGATGGCGGTACCCTGGCTGGGAGAGGTAGGCCAGGCCGAGTTTTTGGGTGTCCGAAGTAGCCACCGAGCACATGGCAGTCGCTAGTTTCATACTGCCCTGCacgacagcgaagaagacGGTGTGGGAGTCCCCTCGTGGCGGACGTTTGTAGCCACTAAAGTGGCGGGAGGACCCCAGTCGATTCGTGTGCGCGGCGGGGCAGTCCTGCGGCGCATGTCGTTGGATGAGGGCGTGCTGGTGTATTCCTTTGGATTCCTGACggctcctttctctcccaaGAGCGAGGGGGGGCGCCACAGTACGCGGTGTTCCAGGGATCCCCGTAGCCACCCACTCTGCccggaagccaggcagccacttcacccccccccctctacccTCCCatccatccctgccaataTTGACCCACTTCTGGTGGGGACAAGGGTCAGttcctggatggcgttgcctCGGAGCGACGTGCGACAGTGAGCATACATGTGCCATCCACATGAGGGCGAGAGTTTCAGCGTGGCCCGGGCGTAGCCTGCGCCACACCGTGGGGCGTACCGTGGGGCGACCAGcggagcggagggggggggtggatggAGTGTGAGGCAGGGCAGGGAGTCGAGTAGAGTTTAAGCTCCTGCTGTGTGgccgaaaaagaaaacgttTAAGGCAACGAAAAGCTCGCCTATGCCGTTAGCGGAAGGCCGGGCGGAGGAGCAacggtgaaggagaggcggaCGCCtgagatggaggtggaggtggtgatggcggtggtggtggggtaaAGAGAGGTCAATGAGCAGCCAGAGGCAGCGTAGGATAGGGCAGGCAAAAACGCCGACGTCTCACaggcatgagagagagagacgtgcgttcctctcctcactttAAGCGAGCGAGGGCATGCGGTTTGATGGGGCGGtcggagggaaggaaaggggtaTGTTGTGGTGTGCAGAATTGACTGCACGAGAGATGAAGATAACTATGGCGTTAAGCCCCACTCGGCGTGCATACAAGCGCAACTACAGGAGAGGTCACCTCTCCGTCGCCACGAGAGCAGGGGCGCTGGGCAAACACATCATTgcggtgaggaggtggtgcgtgcaACTGAAGTCGGTGCTGAGTACAGCATCCTGTCCACGACTCGGGCGTGAATGCGGAAGGCTGGGGTGATCCACGCACCGCAGGAACACTGCGACCCCGTCCACGACTGCGTCCCGAGCTTCGCGCGACAGAGAGGGTTACGGCAATAGATTGTGTCCGGCTTCACCACGGCTCCGCGTTTGCTCGCCTCGCGCATGTCTTCCGTCACCCATGGCGTCTGGTCAGGGTCCAGGAAGAGGCTGGTGCAGAGCCCTGCAGTAGAGAACGCGCCTGACGGTTCGCCGCTGAGTTCCCCGTCGCCCTGGGACGGGCCACCACGTCGAAACTTAAACGTTTTCCTGGCGCCCTCTCGCGGATcgtgcggcagcacctctgcGGCATCGAAGAGATGCACGCGACAGTGCCGGCACGCGTAGTAGTAATGCGCGCGCACGTCCGGGCCTGTCTCACCCGCGTCTGAGAGCACGGAGACGTCCGCCCCGTTGCCGGCGGCCGTCCATTGGGGCGCGCACCCGCCACTGTGCGGCTCCATCGTGGTTCCGCTTCTCCGTTCTCTGCTAcgcggtggggtgggtgaggggcgagagagagggggggtacGAGGAGGGAAGTGATGTGCTGGTCGCTCTCCACGGACCTACTGCACCTTTTCCTCGTGCGATGCAAGTGACGCCTCTTCCgtagcgggggggggggtgactGATAATCCGCTCTCTGCAAcgtcgt
It contains:
- a CDS encoding hypothetical protein (TriTrypDB/GeneDB-style sysID: LpmP.09.1240), producing MGELCPPLSLTFLPCRFPPPTPPWQPSPLLVTFRSSPPAETPLETTATGVHTPPLPPFTPSSPLPRHAHRQAPRRCCTHTVKRTGEVIMDAYRLCVQRSSDPSHWPQWVPLVAELNASLPSPPQSPSSPPSNYATSSPSIDEDSREAWMAAVLQYVTQWMVILPRGVSSGATSELNYAETTTSSMSTIDTGRAPLALQPVALLNAMLVSLPTAAASVPQVQQQHQRPASSSHPKEIVEPSSSLSSTNVPELTPIIEDDLTRPPQLMDVVTRLLRHSGWLASGLSHAAGPAPRLPSATLLSHAYQHALLAACSADWVTQPHRACKAEAAADGTTAVKTNHVELTAPLPWTLPPTSRVVSPASGEALHPIAGYRGTLLLLLFHPLRVVRVWARDMLLRLMTCTTPQQGAQASSESSGDSGERALTTLVAFALRLLCTLKHVSVLPAQISFLGHHAHPSSTASASSARLVDPVKYVRQDLVRTVADGIFHLLTVLTAWDKHFEKAVETLTTPSTATANRTAAASLPLLLGRCRATVLLLGGSLVLYGLQGLHQGINRALLEVWRDQQRRHPLNSSACVDPCRASQTAMTQLLDPLNTLLSSNPRMPRANAVSAITIRKVLAKVLVHCLLDNASGLASSKEEEAWRRARLEWLWTFAAALEPPTLRTTAPLQADRAGASALSPADTTDSVVTGYQDSSAINGAGQDDAATGALVLVPGRCAGWLLRPLLKNAAQQLQWEKAMAAARAKPDAGGKASVTDGADDSILVLDKAVYGVSMLLDSLVTTLPRLVCTTYLHDTLAAHESQLLTLAIGGIVHTRSTHALRLHRLLFFADVRAFAAGAAAWEGNETAPTDTAGVPGVCLQRVWLTLPPLIVQLCKSGAVSPAHGGGHAANGTSGGPLPLSETLACLCGMLLVLTDEDAMPCPQWLFMSSAAVMSRAPPPFQWVVQRCMRTMTDMLHEQHELLKRVWLELPSVTTEAVYGAAATAAASRVLAQEKSLLRLLFALRVVAADDAEAGKLAERLAAIFCVGLTSSVARTLSAEAFVWVWRRVVVTQPELRLHPPPPSTASLAAAATAGGSCTAWDLEDAVITNTARMQGNRWLMLLCECSWDQMSEWEVQCGWWMAALLADVVTLDAEQRRALAEQVILTLPTAPMLALSEAAACVMSSTHQAVEIAAEDHRRTTENSEQQLRDRLAEAAQPRRNVVQRLFIQVLRKAEQYPRTSLASVLLRVSDALSPAVTARDVQFQQQVQPLLVQLCSRFPDVQQRINQDGVTWLRRGTEQAMQTMNECLADQERRFRQFELEESTLCREKAEAAQAAATAERLRHANEAKRVAELSRQRGVTRSTAVSKISRNGSGDSAVGLCMGRSLTTVSPHSDQDNAVAGMTTRDPRQQQLFPDQPLAHLAVKRARTPHAGSADTRSAENAPSRPAGSGTSAMIELDVDSDMENVMVAASTVQLLDSLARPPSIPAATPPPPAPTAMSTAKVPKTFPSTTASTTARAAPTRLQHKLQEINACNTHRVHHAEQLRQLQDRLRQVAISTNLLHLQQPLVHDIIGPASQCMAAKVPVLPEVFVSASDGLRRISSDGFAVSAGGTSFNTCISMPLGNAPNEYAVRFAPHIALELRYDIIRNYEDFMDRVCMGSSRCDTNLSHHCRKSAARSPMTAGEEASPSPADRVWSGLLPLHPGIPPVCVAVQNSCAVPHEHNGVTMPDPHSLHFSVQACANPAVDAYLQQQQQQAQGTHSSLQRRTTASPAIYPKFVDAAVIAAAQQGLSAALSEGDVVAVLLPLQAILPTWVERELRRPLSDCPFAELQRRVHEILNTLPHSWRTLGCAAQVCHVQSLSLGGRTAMLCATPSVVERSSGHDGPPSLRFFHVFRMAYDTASSATFYLTKLTSVNASLMELEALHKVDYTRFAATLYDPRSTAPVGVAFYGWATSFLSAAGPSRAMPLIDQLRARLLLQQQLNAWQVRAIAAVLYAVCPGWDDGMAEQSTQAPMPRSPEVLVIEGPPGTGKTQTIASLTLNLLHHLSRTRSGALRLLVCAPSNCGVDEALLRVVRLREQLRVAAPVGVQQPAHAALAGGLLRIGVRDRVDMEVHRLQQPVFFDDVVELHLSSTSATAGGLRRGGRAGDSRGSRNINGHGAGGSGAAGGSAAVRNTVRTHTLESAAIVFSTLGSLHHITRHAQGLAFDVVIVDEASQGTEPAVLQALTLAKSKSVLVGDSRQLQPTVLSWEASRCGLQRSLLVRLLACGHPSFVLRTQYRMHPDIVAFPNEYFYGSKLLTDRSVLARSRASDDPTAATPTIAQKLGGCPRFVFVDVRDSPMERRRGRSLLNRREATAVVDYMRQLRAFFKLTVQEVAAHVGIITFYTAQRNTILSLLTREERHCGVQVATVDSFQGKEKRIILLSCVRTLSAAQLLQLERCAEQGEKERHGDDGDSVVREERSANRRLGRYGLGFLADWHRLNVALTRAQDLCVCFASRDTVHAVGMAAMASAAPSHAVTTVDSSVEEVERQLNADDEDPLALYRMLSHAETHDPTLQPRTTEVVLLDTSADSIEIVDAPATTRSRAACVTHHSKIRLLKELTMRARAAEAQGSRHDAQ
- a CDS encoding hypothetical protein (TriTrypDB/GeneDB-style sysID: LpmP.09.1250); this translates as MEPHSGGCAPQWTAAGNGADVSVLSDAGETGPDVRAHYYYACRHCRVHLFDAAEVLPHDPREGARKTFKFRRGGPSQGDGELSGEPSGAFSTAGLCTSLFLDPDQTPWVTEDMREASKRGAVVKPDTIYCRNPLCRAKLGTQSWTGSQCSCGAWITPAFRIHARVVDRMLYSAPTSVARTTSSPQ